The Apus apus isolate bApuApu2 chromosome 1, bApuApu2.pri.cur, whole genome shotgun sequence nucleotide sequence CAGTATATTGCAtcctgcttgaaaaaaaaaaaaaggaagatattgCGTTTGGATATTTCACAGCTTTTAAAGCCTCCCTGGGCTTTCCTATTTTGGGCAGCATGGTTTATGGCTATTGTATTTGCAGCATGAtctttctgctgtttatttcttaaggcttttttttttttttttttttccatcccccAGAGACAGGTTGTGTAACCATCTCCCTACTCTACTCCCAACATTTACACGGCAATGCTTACACACAATCAGTCCTTCATGGGGAGAGCAGTGAGACCATCAAGGTGTTGTCCTTTTCTCATACCACGGTCTCGTTCCCTTTCCCAGGTTTCACCCAACCGTCTCCTCGCTTCTCCCGCTTCACTTTCCCTGAGTTCACCAGTCTGTTTGAGCACTTCTGCCACGTGTGCAGAGTTTTGGCTGACCAGATCCACATACCTGATGTAATACCCACCAGGAGGGACATGAAGATTTTGAGCATCTCCACTGCCATATTGGAATCATCTGACGAATAGCGGAATATGGCCCAGTTGGAGATCTCATAGAAGTAACAGGCGATGACACACGTTGCTGGGACGGTGTACAGCACTGAAAAGACACCAATTTTGACCATCAGCCTCTCCAGTTTGTCAGTTTTAGTTCCATCTTTCTGAAGATTAGACCTGATTTTAAATAAGGCCACGAGTCCTGCTGCAATGAATAAAGTCCCAATGACCAAGTAGGTAAAAAGCGGAGCGACGACAAAGCCCGTCAGTGCATCTAGGTTCTGGTTCCCAACGTAGCACAGACCGGTGAGCTCGTCAGCATCTACTAGTCTCATAATCAAAATGACAATGGTCTTCACTGCAGGGATAGCCCAGGCTGCAATATGGAAATAAGAGCTGTGCATTTCTATAGCTTCATGGCCCCACTTGAGTCCTGCAGCCAGAAACCACGTCAATGTGAGAATAACCCACCAGATGGAGCTAGCCATCCCGAAAAAATACATCAGCAAGAAAATTATAGCACATCCTGTGTTCTTAAGACCTTCTTGGATAAGAACAGGTTCTGCTGCCTCTTCAAAATCACAGGATATCCTTTCCCGGCCCACAGTCAGCCTCACAATATAAGCAATGCTATAAATATTGTAGCACATGCTCAAAAATATGATTGGGCGCTCCGGGTAGGAAAATCTGGATGAATCAATCAGGAAGGTCAGGACTGTGAAAGCAGTTGAGATGAAGCAAAGACTGGCCCACACAGCCATCCAGATATCTGTGAATTCCTTAGCTGACCTGCTGTAGAGACCAGCGTCGTAGCCACACTTCAGGACACAGTTCAAGCTTCTCTTCACCCAGATGTACTGATCCGAATTAGATCCCATGCTGTGGCattcttctccaggctgcaagGAGGTCTTGCTATGAAGGGGGACCTCTTCATCTCCTGGGCCCTCCATGCACATGTGGTTGTGATCATTCTGGGGTGGGAACTTGCTGCAGTTTAGGCTGTCTGGCCAGGCAAATCcaaattcttttaaaacaggTTCACACCTCCTTTTGACAGAGAGGCACATGCCACCACAGGGACCTATGGGGATATTAATCTTCTCCGTGCACATCGGGACATAGACTGAACAAAGGAAGAACtggaggagagaaacagaaataacaagTGCATTAGGGGAAAACTAATCAggacaaaatataaaaagttttctcttatttttttattttcctttttagcaGCAATAATTGGTCCTATGCCTTAAAAAACAGGAAACgacataaaacaaataaaccaagaacaataaaaacaaagaatgaaaaaaaaaaaacaaccaacaaccaaaaccaaacccaacctgAAAATGTTGCCTTCTTTTAGTTCAAATGTGGTCCGAAGTTAAAGCCTGAACATTTTGCTCCCTAGATTAGCTCCATGTAAATTTAGCCCATCAGTTTCAATCAAGCGAGCGGGATTTAGCCAGATCTAAACCTCAAGGGTGTAATTTAGGAAAGCGAAAAAACAAATTGAAGTGgtttaaacaaatacatatatttgtCCTAGGCACTGCCTGGCTATTGCAgctaacaaacaaacagaagaaaaagcacttaTTGAATTGCTTTGGTTCACGATCCTCctagaagaatttcttcttgttttacCATAACGTCACGTACAATATTTACAACGGTAATAAAATACTGCCGCTTTCTCGGCTTTTGAACAATCGCAATTCTCCGTCGCGACAACGTAAGCGGGACagagtgctaaaaaaaaaaataaaaatcggGAACTTTGCCCCGAGAAACaaactgggttttgtttgatGAAATCCATGCCCGTGGGGAGGACGCGGGTCCTGCCATTCGCCTGGGAAAGAAACTCCTGGGCTGAAACCCTGGGAGGAGGTCCCGAACAGCCGGCAGCTCCCCGGGCTTCGCGTTGCACAGAGGGGCAGCACCTCGGGTGCAACCGAAAGGGAGGGCAGCGACCAGGGaaagctcctgcagccccagcgcTCCCGAGAGGGGGGACCGCGCTGCCACCCccgggctgccccagccctgcccggcgcGCTCCGCACCTCCACCGCACCCCCCGCGCTCTGCGCAGCCAGCGGGGACCCGCGCTGCGAGGCtgtgtgcatttctttttttttggactGGGCCGAGGAGACGGGGATGAGGATGGGGACGGGGTTGGCAGCCCTCAGTCCGCATCCAGCCACCCCACGCACAAAGGGAGCCCGGAACCCACCTGGAGCTGACTGGAGCAGCCGTACTGGATGAGAGGCGTGAAGGTGGTGAGCTGCAGCTCCGCGTCCGCCTGCAGCTCGTGTCCCACCAGGTTGGGCATCTTGGTGACATTGTAGCCCAGGTTCTGGCACATGGCGATGCGGATGGCGTCGCAGCGCCGCTCCTCCTCCTCGCCGAAACCCCGCGCCCCGCCGAGCAGCCCGGCCAGCAGCACGGCCAGCAGCCCCCCAAGGCCGGCCgagcccccgccgccccccgccatGGCCCGAGCAGCCGCTGCCCACctgccccggcccggctccggccccggccccggccgcgCCGTGCCGCACGGGCCGGCTCCAACGGggaggggccgggggcggcTCCGCTATTAAACAGCCTCGCCGAGAAACTGCCCAGGGGAGGGACGGTGCCTCCCCGCCCCCTCCCagcgcccccgccccggggaGCTCGGCCGAGAGCCTCCGCGCCGCCGGGGATGGGGGGGTCCTACCTGCATCCCCCACCTCGGCATAGAAGAGAACCCCCCGGCCCCTGGAGAGCCCTGACCCTCACCCTCAAGAAGCGCTTTTCCTCGTGGCTTCATCCCATTACCTTTGACGAGGGTCCCCCCTCTTCTCCTCGCTggtgacccccccccccccccctgcagcccGCATCCTTGTCTCTCAGAAACCCCGGGGAACTCTCTCCGTGCCCCCCCCTTCCCACAACAGGTATCTCTCTCCCTCCCGCATGCCTGGTGCCACTGTGAGACATCCCCGTCACCTCCGGTGTCCCCACCATGCCTCCTCAGCCTGGGTGCGGATCCCAGAGGCTCCCCATGATCCAAGTCCAGCTCCCCAggggcaggctgggctgagaCACACACGTGTTGGGACCCATCGTGCCCCAGCCCCGCCCTCACTTCTGACTTGTCTTCCCTAAGCCAAGGGTGCTCAGCTTCTTCACGGCCGGTTAAAAAAGGTTTTCTAAGCTGCCAGTTTTTCTTCCAAACGAGTTAAATAGCACCACTGGCTGCTGGGCTACATCTGGGTTttagtgttgtttgtttttccattgcGGCCAAGAAACCTGGAGGGCACTGCTAGGTACCTTCTGGCATCTGTATAAatcactgtaaaataaataagtttgGGTGAAGCATTCGTGGATTTGGAGGGGAAAGGGCTGGATGATTAAGCAGACCTTTAACGTGTCAGCGGGAGGAGAGATTAAGAGCAGAGAAATGAGGCTCGTGCTTAAATTCTCTCGGTATTATTTACACCTGTAATAAAATCTGGTTGGGCTGGTTGTGCCTTTAGCAAAAATATGTCATCTATTAATGAATTGTTTGTAAagcactttgaaaatgtttgtaaaGCCCCAGTTAAGTGACCTCTTACTGTGTGTGTACGGCGTGTGGCATGTGCATGTGCTCCTGAGCATGTTCATTGCGAGCAGCTATGCCCCCGCATGCACTTTGGGGCCTTAGCTTCTCCCCAAGGTCTCCCAGATACATCACTGGACTGGGACTAAGACTAAGGTCACAACTAAGACTATTAAACTAAGGTACTTCATTCTAAGTTGCTCCTTTCCAGGCATGGGACTGTAAATCACAGCAAAATCCATGATATGAAGTGCCCTGTCTTGTCCCTGCAGgtttcctctctgcagctccatcatcatcaggggttttttttcacctctgagATGTAGGAAATGTGCACATGAGCTATTCTGTGATGGTGTAGGGACTGATGGGCTTTGAGTGTGCTTTCCTCTAGCAAGATGGAAAGTTTTTAATTGAAGTGTCTTGAGCATAGATATTTACATAGCTCTCATCATCACCATCACTAGCTGCATAGCTAGCCCAAACAAACAGTGCTTCTAATCTCACAAAATCCTTGCGAAGCAGACAAGGAATATTATCTTAACTTCTTAAACACAGAGGCAGAGTGCCACAGCCCCAAGGTCAGGCAAGGAGTTGGTGATGGAATCAGGAGCTCAACCCGTATCTTGCAGGGCCCGTATTTATTCACAAGCAATTGCCACCGGTaaccagcagagctcagctgctaATCTAGGTGGGTGATAATGCTGTGAACACACAGTGTGCTACCATGTCAGTcgagctgttcccagccccgCCGAGTTTGCCACCTACATCAGACAGGCACAGGGAATGGGTGATGGGCTCCCTCCATATAGTCAAACACctgagagcaggaggcagagaagttctggggtttttttgtttggttgcttgtttgctgttttgtttttttttaaaatctaaattttgTATGAAAGAAGAGTAGAGGGAAGATCATGGTGACCTTATGAAACTATGAATCTTAGTCTTAGCATGTGAAAAAGCCTTTTCACTtgcagtgtcctgctgcagttaagcactgaaacagagtttgctgctgccagagcaagacCTTTGCCTAATTCCCATGAAAAAATTCACCTACTGCATATTTATTAGTTATACAGCCAAACCTTCTGCCTGTGTACCTGGTCCTTGGACTCAGTAAAGGGGCAAGGGGACATTTTAAAGTCACAGTGGGCACCTTTTTAGTAGAACTCTCATCTCAAAAAAAACTCCTCTTCCCTAAAGCTGTTTCCCTTTCTTTgagaacacaaaataaatattagaaaGTGCTAcactgctgtgtttgctttggaAAGTCTTTTAGATAATGGGAATTAGTTTTCAAAACAAGAGCGCTGGGAGAGGTGGTGGCAAATCATTTGAGAGGCTGGAGTTGGAAAAAATGGTAATTACCCTGCTTTGAACTTTATGCATATATTAACAGTGATTAAATGTCACTATGACACATAAAAGTTTCTTTAAACAGATCAAAGTAAGAAACCTCCAGGATAGTGAGTTTCTAGATTCTTGGATTACTGGGCAGTGTGAGACATTGGCCTGAATCTGGCACAGCACCAGCCATGTTCCTTCCTTAATTATTGTCTGACTTatagcataatttttttaataaatctgattttggttttgaggTTGCTTTTGTTAAGGGATCAGCAGCCACCTTGATAATTACTATTTATTGTAGCCGCTAATAATTATAGTTGGTTTCTAGTCTGAGTTATCTGCAGCTTCCAGCCACAGTCTTTTGTTCTATCTTTACTGGCCAGGTTGAGAAGTCATTACCAAGATTATCCCTGTAGGTAATGTCAGGCTGTGATTAAGTCATCCTTTGACCTCTTTGTAATAAGCAAAAGATATTGAACTTCCTGAGTTTCTTACTGTAAAGCGtcttttccaattttttaaTCAAGGAAGATTTGACTCTGTTTGAAAAGCACTTTCAGCCCAAACCATAATTTATGGTCAAATTGGATTTGTCTGAATTAGGAGCCTAAGTACCCCTGATCCCTTTAGAGTCAACTAGGATAGGAAGACACTTGCAGAAGTCAACCCCCATAAGAAGAATTATGTTAATATAAAATCCTACTtgtaatttattattatctTATTGCTATTTCCCCTTTAAGTTTGTATGTGGGTTCTTTGCATACTTATTAAAGCTGTGaacatatttttactttacaaaaataaataatggtcACCAGCATCTCTCAGTCTTCCATCATCTTGAGGGTAACTTGAGAACGTTCATAACTCTACTCTGAACAATTTCGACGCATCAACACTTGCCTGAATTATAGTATTAGAACATGGCTCCGCTTTCCAGTAGGAGTGACACTAATGTCAAATGTGCAGATAACATCACCTCTTCATTCCTACACAAGATCACCCTGCTTAGACCTCCAGGGACACTATCTACCCCATAGCACCACTCTGAGAGCCAGGACTGGAGCCTTGCAGCACACCCAAGCAACCTCGAGCAccctgttgatttttttataaaagtgGATATCACATTAGGATGTGATTATTTTAACCAGATATAGATGTCAACTTGAGGTCAGACTAGTTTAATCCCAAAAATGACTACCTCTCAGCTAGTAGTAGAGGGAACCTAGGATGCCTGGCCCACAGGTGAAAGCTGAGAAGtgtccctgccttcctgctAATCTCCTGAGACTTGGTGACAGAGGAAATAGATACTGCCATTCCAaagagttttttttaaatcatagaataatagaatggtctgggttggaaaggaccttaaagatcatgtagttccaacaccccctccatgggcagggacacctcccactagatcaggtttctccaagccccatccagcctggccttggacacttccagggatggtgtatccgcagcttctctgggcaacctgtgccagtgtctcaccactcacacagaaaataatttcttcttagtgtctaatctaaatctaccctctttcactttaaaacctTTCCCCCTTgtatcactacacacccttaattttttaaaaaacatgttacTTCTAGAGCTCTTGTGGCATGTTTTCTTATATTACAATTGAAATAGTAAGATTGCATTAATCACTATTAGTTATGTCTATAATGTCATGCAACTCATCTCAGATATGTTTTCCAACATGCAACAAAAGTATGTGTTGGGCACTTCTGCTTTGTTTACTGACAATTTCACAACTTCCATTGGGTAATGTACCAGTACTACTAAAGACTTTCTTTTGGCCTCAACTTACATAAAACTATTGTCTTCAATCATGTGTCCATTagtttttaaattctgcttattttatcacattcctgtaattttttaaaaatttacattCATTCTAGTTGATGTCTCCTTTCCACTGTTTGTCACTGAtgcttttcttaaattttattaaCTTTATAATACTTAAAcagttattaaatattttttatttaatttttccatcCATGACATCAGCTGACTGTTTAAATCAAGACAGGTCgctttgttttggcttttcagGCATctaataatgtatttaaaattaattccaaattACTTCTCTACTTTGTGAGACTGACCCTTTTAAAGCAGGAAATACTCCCAAATTTGCATTTATGCTGCTGTATTTAACCATTTTAATCAGCATTTCAGTTGTCCAGTAAcaatcagaaaagaaatggtTTGTTTTGCACGACACTTCCTGTGAACATGGCTCTACTTGGCCTCAGGAAAAACCCCAGTACAGTGAGCTGCATGTatatttttgtgtatatatacacacttgcaaacacacacacactatatatagtatttttaaatgtataaaatattcaTCTATAATACCAGTGCACAAGGCagtgcacagagcagcactCTGATTCAGTGATTCAATCAACCTTGATCTCAATGGAGCAGAATGTGTCCCCAGaccctaaaataaaatatatatgtgtgaaTACACCTGCCCTGGTGCATTGCAGCACCTTTCCAGGTCTGATCCAGCAGGGTGGGATTTGGGTCCTGATACTTTCAGGATATTTTGTTAGGTTTCTACCTTTGATATTTCCACATGAGCCAGCTCACTCTGATGCTGACAGAGACCCAGATGCTACCAGCAGTGGAGTGTGGAGGGCAGGTCTCCTGACATGCTGGTAATCTCTGTTGCCATacaaacatagaatcatagaatggttcaggttggaaaggaccttaaagatcatgtagttccaacccccctgcatgggcaatgacacctcctgctagaccaggttgctcagagcctcatccaacctggccttgaacacttgcagtgatggggcattcacaacttccttgggcaacctgttccagtgtctcaccaccctcatggtgaagaatttcttcctaatgtctaaccaaaatctcccctcttccagttttaatccgttaccccttgttctctccAACATGTCTGTCACCTACTTTAACGTACTTTGATGCAGTTAAGCTGTGACACACAGATCCCATATCTGGATTCACATGTGCAATTCCTTGCATGCCAACATGGGTCAACAGCTGTTCCATGACCCCTGAAAGTCAATATTTTGGTCTGTACAGAAACCTCAGAATTCAGTTTTATAGCATTGTAAACAGGAAATCTCAGTGCTGTGTAACATGCATAATTTTGAGAAATCCTTTGCATTTACATTGCATCAAAACAGTTGAAAATGTAAGAGGATTTTTCAGATTGTGGGGTTTGAAATCCAGAAAGCCCAGATGTATCACCCACAAAGTTCAGCAGGGCACTGAGAGCAAGCTGGCCATAATTTGCAGAAGATGAAAGGTGCCCATGTTACAGCCACTTTTTTCTATgtcttggtatttttttttcacacaactatttctctttctttgtttaaaataacttcaaatttttaatttatttttttttaagttttcccaAGCCCCTTTCCTCAAATAATTCAGAGACTGATATATCTCTCCAGCCAGATTAGCAGAATGACAAGAAGCTGCAAGGCAAAGTCACTGTCAGGATCCACTAGgacagaaacattttcacaatgatttttttttcagtgtgtagCCACATTTATAGTGTTGTACTAAATACAAACcattccaaaacaaacaaccctccCCCCTTGCCTAATTTTACCAGCATTTTCAGGAAAGCTCTCCTGCAGGGATCCAGCATGCCCAATTTCAAGAAAATCTAttccttttggaaaaataaGCAGAGTGTGGTTTGAAAATCAGAGCCACTAAAATCAGCCTGAATTTTAGAGTCAGTGTTACTGCCTCTAAAAATGACTTTCGTTTTCAAATGCTACTCATCTTTGCTTCTATATAATGCTGAGTTTTGCATTTTGGCTTGAAATTTCCCATACTTGACCTTAGCCCAGGGAatgttttgtatcttttttctggaaaaagatgaacagtttttttctcagaaaattgTTCAGcggtccttttttttttcttttcttttttctttttttttctttttttttttttttttcctaatgcttAGATAACTCCAAAACAGCTTGGTTTTATAACTTTGGATTTGGCATGTGCAGAGTGCAATCCTGAAGGAGGAATGTACTTTTTGTCTTGTttgaagaaattttatttcGCAAGAGCAAATTAGCCTGAAAGTTTTGGAAATAATAGACTGATCGCTCACAAGGAGTGATTTAACCGTGGTAGAAAATGACAGGCTGAGCTCTCTTTCTCTGAGAGGTCACGAGTCTTGCTTTTTATAAGTACGGCTTAGTTTCCTTTTTGCAGAGTCATCCTTCCCAGTAAATCTTTCCGTGTCCTGTTTTGCTTTAACTCTATGGCAGCATTGGAGGTTATTTCCTGtatattttctctccaaaaGTAACGTTTTGCTTGGTTCTCAGTGCATTTTGCATGTTCTGTAAGACAAATTTCACTGGGTGTGATTTAAGAAAGGCTCTTTCTGCCTCTCATGGCATGCTGAGCTAAATTACTGTCTCGTCACTCATCCAGATTGTCCCCAGTCCTGGTCCTCACATCCCGTTGTCACCTTGTCACCCACATCACATAAACCTGCTTATGGACAGAGgggacagatttatttttttaaagtatcctataatgttttttcctcaaatgtATTACCCATGAAGTAAATACTaagcttttaaacatttaaattaattaattgattATCCAAGAAGTACAAACCAAGATTTTACACATGGAAATTATAAATttttaaactttggaaattaaGTTAGGCTGAGATATGAATCCCTAAAAATAGGAGCTGAAGGAGCAGATTTGCTGATATTCTTTGGCTGATTTGCACTGTTCTAGTGGTACCACAAAGAGCTGGTTTAATCAATCAGTTATTGGAGGCTTAAGGTTGTACTGTGTCATTggagcagtgcagagctgccaAGTCCACTGATGAATCTGGCCACAAATCTTAACATGTAGTATTTTTCCCTGCTAAAAAGCCCATATGCTGCATTTAATCACAGAACAGCAAGTATTGACTTGCAGGGCATGGCTAGAAAAATCCCCTTCTTTGTACTGTGTCAGGCAGGCGATGGGGTCATTCTCCTGGGAAAGGAATTCCACGTCTGCCAGGAGGTGAAGTTTGCTGCATTCACACCACTTCTGTAGTGAGGGACTGGACACAAGAGTGAAACCTGTCCCCTTGCTGGTAGGGACTGCTGGCACCACTCCCATGTGGAGCTGATTCACATGCCAGTAATGCAGCTTTAAGTTACTCACACAACTGCATTTGGGTCCTTACAGAATCTCAGAgagggcacaaactggaacacaggaggtccCATatgaacaggaggaaaaatttctttactgagtgGGTGACAAAACATtagaacaagctgcccagagaggttgtggagtcaccCTCTCTGGAGACGTTCAAGACCCATGTGGATGCAGTCCTcagtaatgtgctctgggtgatcctgctttagcaggggagttggactagatgatctctagaggtcccttgcaaccctgacaagtctgtgattctgtgagtagTTAAAATAGGCAGCAATACTCGGCTTTCCAGTTCTTGTTGGACTGCCCTGTTCACAGTGGCACTATTCTTCACTTTGTGGGCCGTTGAAAATACAGTCACTGTGTGCTAATTGTTTCCAAGTTCCAGTCTCTGCTGatattcttctatttttttttatttattaatggttgttttctctttaatcaTGGTACACACTAAGTGTGGGAGTTGGTATCATTTCACTTAAGGAGATGAGTTTTTGCTAATGGGTATTATAATCGCAAAAACATTTACACATGTAGTATACACATAGAATTGGAAAAGATACCTGCTTTATTCTACCCTCATTTCCATTATAGTTTATCCTCCTTTCTCACAGCTGCTCTTCCATAAATCTTTTGTATATGACATTCatagttttcttttctctttaccTATTCCTATATAGTTAAAGCAGTGCTACATTTGTATGAAGACAAACACATAAACTTCATTCCAGACAGTGAGAAGGACTGGTTTGGCAAGTCTTCAGCAAACAGGTTTCTTAATTTCTATTCAGGTTGGCAAATTAGTCAAATGGATTACTGTTACACGGACTAAAGGGCTTTCAGAATCAGTCTGAGCATAAGTAAGACCACTCACTGTTCCCCAGAAGGCTCTGCTGCAATTTTACATTCACCTTGTTTTCCTTGCACATGTACAGGAGCGCAACCTACCTCACCCTATGTGCATATGTGCTCTTCCTCTAACTCCCTGGCAGGGTAGGTCCACATACTAATGgttagaaaaataacagaacagaagaaatattcCTGTGACGATGAGGAAGGGTGGTGTGGCCATGAAAGACAAACAGATCAGCTTAAATTGGCTGCAACTGTCAAGGAACCGCACCCTGACTCTTTCCTACCGTGCTGATCACAATGGTATTTTAGTGCTGTACTGAGGTTTTGTTATCAATGGAACAAATGCAGAACTTTCTCTTTATTATTGCTGGATCAAGCATTTGAGTATGTACTGATCTTTCATTCTTGAGCAATGTAATTTATATTTGGAGGCTGACAATTCATCTAATTCCCCACAGACATATAGATTAACTTAGAAAATAGCTAGTTTATGTGAATTCCATTTTTCTCAGACATTTTTATTCCTCAGAGAGACTTCCATGGGGCTAAATTACCATGAAAACTAGATCATCATGATATTTCAGTTACTAATAGTAAAAGTTCATGTCATTCATTACTGTTGACACTATGCATACATCCTTGGGGGactatgaaaaatataaaaagaaaactcctaaaaatgtgcattaaaaaaaaagaaaaaaaaagaaagctgtcaTTTAACCCAATTATTCCCTGAGCAAAACTATCAAAAAAGTTTAGGATGTCTATCTCATTTCTTAGCTACTGCAGGTAGTTGGGTAAAGTTAAGAGGAATTAACATAGACTCAAGTGTAATAAGAACATGGGGACTAAGGGAGAGATTATGCAAGAACCCTTGGGCAACAATGCATAACTctaggataaaaaaaaataatcttggttTCAGCCTGGCTAGAGGATCATATTAACATCTTTATTGTAAGACTTGCACATAAAGTGTAATGCTATGCCCCTCCAGGCTCTGAATTATGAAAGGATGGATGAACTGGGTCCCAAGAACCTGATTTCTGAAAGTAAAAAGTCAGTATTTCAAAAGAGCATTTGTTAAGCAGAGGCATGGGAAAAGAGAATTTTCAAAAGTCCTTCTAGGAAGTGGTACTGGTCAGAGATGGCCCTGGGGCTTACATTTCTCCAGCTAGAACTGAGATGCTGGATGTCAAGTGACATCTATTTTAAGACAACGATCTGGTGAGCTGGGCTGTAAGCCTGGGTATCTCTTTTTTTGGATCGTCAATAATTATAGCTCCTCTGCATAGGGTAAAAGCTGTAGACCCTTTAACCTGAGCTATTTTGTTAACTTAAGATTTCACCTCATAATctgaaaatatgcttttctgcattgtttttaCATACAATCTCTCTTCCCAAACAGAGATGGATGCAATTCAATGGGGGGGAGtgggggcagtgctgggaggaagTAAAATTTCTTGTATACATTGTGATTTCCTGTGTAAAGTTTAATAAATGAGGGAACTTATTTGAAGTAAATAATTTGGGTTAATGCTGCTTTGCAGTGTCAAGACATAAATTGCACATCCATGGTCATCAGGCATCCTCAGTGCCTTGGCTTTAGGGCAGT carries:
- the FZD4 gene encoding frizzled-4 — translated: MAGGGGGSAGLGGLLAVLLAGLLGGARGFGEEEERRCDAIRIAMCQNLGYNVTKMPNLVGHELQADAELQLTTFTPLIQYGCSSQLQFFLCSVYVPMCTEKINIPIGPCGGMCLSVKRRCEPVLKEFGFAWPDSLNCSKFPPQNDHNHMCMEGPGDEEVPLHSKTSLQPGEECHSMGSNSDQYIWVKRSLNCVLKCGYDAGLYSRSAKEFTDIWMAVWASLCFISTAFTVLTFLIDSSRFSYPERPIIFLSMCYNIYSIAYIVRLTVGRERISCDFEEAAEPVLIQEGLKNTGCAIIFLLMYFFGMASSIWWVILTLTWFLAAGLKWGHEAIEMHSSYFHIAAWAIPAVKTIVILIMRLVDADELTGLCYVGNQNLDALTGFVVAPLFTYLVIGTLFIAAGLVALFKIRSNLQKDGTKTDKLERLMVKIGVFSVLYTVPATCVIACYFYEISNWAIFRYSSDDSNMAVEMLKIFMSLLVGITSGMWIWSAKTLHTWQKCSNRLVNSGKVKREKRGDGWVKPGKGNETVV